One window from the genome of Paramisgurnus dabryanus chromosome 24, PD_genome_1.1, whole genome shotgun sequence encodes:
- the col8a1b gene encoding uncharacterized protein col8a1b, producing the protein MAGPLFSVRLYVLVEHLCLLHYIQAGAFYGHRPLPQQHQPLGQLPLLPHGNEGIPQHYYHGKEMPQMSYGNEMPLLPHYGKGRPHIPMHMGKPNVGKGETIPRGEKGLTGEAGPIGPPGPKGPPGLPGHGIPGLPGKPGPQGPPGFPGIGKPGMPGLPGKPGGLGLPGPKGELGPAGGKGSIGLPGPPGLPGPHGLPAVAKPGGQGLPGQTGLRGEPGPKGLPGIPGLPGPRGDNGIGLPGLPGIKGPSGPPGLPGPEGLPGVGKPGLNGLPGAPGRPGQPGAPGESGLAGVPGERGQTGPPGLPGLAKPGLDGLPGKPGLPGGKGEPGPAGLPGGPGLPGFGKPGYPGPKGDKGHFGLPGPQGPNGEKGHGGLPGINGSPGPSGLPGAPGPIGLPGGIGFPGPKGEGGIVGPTGPPGLKGEHGPPGLPGKPGFPGEVGQPGPRGIPGFLGPKGENGHKGFPGQAGLPGKPGAKGEGGFPGEKGYPGPMGIPGIVGPAGPMGPPGLPGTKGEIGPPGKPGPPGDGKPGFPGPMGPSGKPGPSGLPGQPGIPGPPGQPGPPGLPAPVVGQVLPATGPGLDVKGYKKEKPGGAIIGLDGQEMPAFTAQLTTPFPLVGQPVVFNQILYNGNQNYNAQTGIFTCKIPGIYYFVYHVHCKGNNVWVALYKNNEPVMYTYDEYKKGYLDQASGSTVLPLRTGDTVHVQLPSDQASGLYAGPYVHSSFSGYLLYPI; encoded by the exons ATGGCTGGGCCTCTTTTCTCTGTCCGCTTATATGTGCTGGTGGAGCACCTCTGCCTGCTACACTATATCCAAGCAGGGGCATTTTATGGGCATAGGCCACTGCCCCAACAGCACCAACCTTTAGGACAATTACCTCTTTTGCCACATGGCAATGAAGGGATACCCCAACACTATTACCATGGAAAGGAAATGCCACAAATGTCATATGGAAATGAGATGCCTTTGCTTCCACATTATGGAAAAGGACGTCCACATATACCCATGCACATGGGTAAACCCAATGTTGGAAAAG gtGAAACAATTCCAAGGGGAGAGAAGGGTCTCACTGGTGAGGCGGGACCAATTGGACCTCCAGGGCCTAAAGGTCCACCAGGACTTCCTGGTCATGGTATTCCAGGACTTCCTGGAAAACCTGGTCCTCAAGGTCCACCAGGATTCCCTGGGATTGGAAAGCCAGGAATGCCTGGATTGCCAGGAAAACCTGGAGGCTTAGGTTTACCAGGACCAAAGGGTGAATTGGGACCAGCTGGAGGTAAGGGGTCAATAGGATTGCCAGGACCCCCAGGTCTTCCGGGTCCCCATGGCCTACCAGCTGTGGCAAAACCAGGTGGACAAGGACTTCCAGGACAAACTGGGCTTCGTGGAGAGCCTGGACCAAAAGGCCTTCCTGGGATTCCAGGCCTCCCAGGCCCAAGAGGTGACAATGGGATTGGTCTCCCAGGACTACCAGGTATAAAGGGACCCTCTGGGCCTCCAGGACTACCAGGACCAGAAGGACTACCGGGAGTTGGCAAGCCAGGACTGAATGGATTACCTGGGGCTCCTGGTAGGCCAGGTCAACCTGGTGCACCAGGAGAATCAGGGCTGGCAGGAGTACCAGGGGAAAGAGGACAAACTGGGCCACCAGGACTACCAGGTTTGGCAAAACCTGGTTTAGATGGGTTGCCAGGGAAACCAGGTCTACCAGGTGGAAAAGGTGAGCCAGGACCTGCTGGTTTACCGGGGGGTCCAGGTTTGCCTGGATTTGGAAAGCCTGGTTATCCTGGCCCTAAAGGTGACAAGGGGCATTTCGGCTTGCCAGGGCCTCAAGGTCCAAATGGTGAGAAAGGTCATGGTGGTCTTCCTGGAATAAATGGATCACCAGGTCCGAGTGGCCTCCCAGGTGCCCCAGGTCCAATTGGACTCCCTGGAGGCATTGGTTTCCCTGGTCCAAAAGGTGAGGGTGGTATAGTAGGCCCTACAGGGCCACCTGGTTTAAAAGGTGAACATGGGCCTCCAGGACTTCCAGGAAAACCAGGGTTTCCAGGAGAAGTGGGGCAACCAGGACCTAGAGGCATACCTGGCTTCTTAGGACCGAAAGGTGAAAACGGACATAAAGGCTTTCCTGGCCAAGCTGGACTGCCCGGAAAGCCTGGTGCAAAAGGAGAAGGTGGATTTCCAGGAGAGAAAGGTTATCCAGGACCCATGGGAATCCCAGGAATAGTGGGTCCAGCAGGACCAATGGGCCCACCTGGTCTCCCAGGGACAAAAGGTGAAATTGGGCCACCAGGAAAACCTGGACCACCAGGTGATGGAAAACCAGGATTTCCCGGTCCAATGGGGCCCTCAGGTAAACCTGGACCTAGTGGGCTCCCTGGTCAACCTGGAATACCTGGTCCTCCTGGCCAACCTGGTCCACCTGGGCTTCCTGCTCCAGTTGTTGGGCAAGTCCTTCCTGCAACAGGTCCTGGGTTGGATGTCAAAGGTTATAAGAAAGAAAAGCCTGGAGGAGCCATAATCGGTTTGGATGGCCAAGAGATGCCTGCATTTACTGCTCAGCTAACAACCCCATTTCCTTTAGTTGGGCAACCTGTTGTCTTTAACCAGATTCTATATAACGGCAACCAGAATTATAATGCTCAAACAGGCATCTTCACTTGCAAAATACCTGGTATTTACTACTTTGTTTATCATGTTCACTGCAAAGGAAACAATGTATGGGTGGCCTTGTACAAGAACAATGAACCAGTAATGTACACATATGATGAATACAAAAAAGGTTACTTGGATCAGGCATCAGGGAGTACAGTGCTTCCCTTACGAACTGGAGACACTGTACATGTCCAGCTACCATCAGACCAAGCTTCTGGACTTTATGCTGGTCCATACGTGCACTCATCATTCTCTGGTTATTTGTTATATCctatttaa
- the jagn1b gene encoding protein jagunal homolog 1-B, which produces MASRAGPRAAGTDGSDYEHRERVAQHYQMSVALKSEIKKLNIAHAALWLLVAAQVVVSQLNLVSHKLVATPYQWEYIYLLSIVPTVFSFMALPKNNTSYLVISMISAGLLSLGPIFYGGMEMFPMAQQLYRHGKAYRFIFGFSAVSVMYLVMVIALQVHGWQIYYSKKLLDAWVTNTQEKKKK; this is translated from the exons ATGGCATCACGAGCAGGACCGCGAGCAGCAGGAACAGATGGCAGCGACTATGAGCATCGCGAGCGCGTGGCGCAACACTATCAGATGAG TGTTGCACTGAAGTCGGAGATCAAGAAGCTGAACATCGCTCATGCTGCACTCTGGTTGCTTGTAGCGGCACAGGTGGTGGTCAGCCAGCTGAACTTAGTATCGCATAAGCTGGTGGCCACTCCGTATCAATGGGAATACATTTATCTCTTGAGCATCGTACCTACTGTCTTCAGCTTCATGGCCCTTCCCAAAAACAACACCAGCTACCTCGTCATTTCGATGATCAGCGCTGGGCTTCTCAGTCTTGGTCCTATTTTTTATGGAGGAATGGAGATGTTCCCTATGGCTCAACAGCTTTATCGCCATGGCAAGGCTTACAGATTCATCTTTGGTTTCTCAGCCGTGTCTGTGATGTACTTAGTCATGGTTATCGCACTTCAAGTACATGGCTGGCAGATCTACTATAGCAAAAAGCTGCTGGATGCCTGGGTCACCAACAcgcaagaaaagaaaaagaaataa